In Serratia sp. FDAARGOS_506, a genomic segment contains:
- a CDS encoding PA4780 family RIO1-like protein kinase — MKIPKRLQPLVDDGLIDEVIRRLKSGKEADVFIVRCGDEIRCAKVYKEAEKRNFKQAVHYQEGRKVRNSRDARAMSKGSKFGRRQQEEAWQNTEVDALYLLAKAGVRVPQPDLCLDGVLLMELITDEEGLVAPRLSDVILTPEQARADHALMMNYAVRMLCAGLVHGDLSEFNVLMDKDGPVIIDLPQVVDAAANNHAKSMFERDIDNLAEYYGQFAPELRDSQYAKEIWALYQEGNLTPDSVLSGRFSEIQKRADVGSVLEEIQAAGEEHQRRMMARNAEE, encoded by the coding sequence ATGAAAATTCCAAAACGACTCCAGCCGCTGGTTGATGACGGATTAATCGACGAAGTCATCCGCCGGTTGAAAAGCGGCAAAGAAGCCGACGTGTTTATCGTGCGCTGCGGCGATGAGATCCGCTGCGCCAAAGTGTACAAAGAGGCCGAAAAGCGCAACTTCAAGCAGGCCGTGCACTATCAGGAAGGGCGCAAGGTGCGCAACAGCCGCGACGCGCGCGCCATGAGCAAAGGCTCCAAATTCGGCCGCCGGCAGCAGGAAGAAGCCTGGCAAAACACCGAAGTGGACGCGCTGTATCTGCTGGCCAAGGCCGGGGTGCGGGTGCCGCAGCCGGATCTCTGCCTGGACGGCGTGCTGCTGATGGAACTGATCACCGACGAAGAAGGCCTGGTGGCGCCGCGCCTGAGCGATGTCATCCTGACGCCGGAACAGGCGCGCGCCGATCACGCCCTGATGATGAATTACGCGGTGCGCATGCTGTGCGCCGGGCTGGTGCACGGCGACCTGTCGGAATTCAACGTGCTGATGGATAAAGACGGGCCGGTGATCATCGATCTGCCGCAGGTGGTGGACGCCGCCGCCAACAACCACGCCAAAAGCATGTTCGAGCGCGATATCGACAATTTGGCGGAGTATTACGGCCAGTTCGCGCCGGAATTGCGCGACAGCCAATACGCTAAAGAGATCTGGGCGCTGTATCAGGAAGGCAACCTGACGCCGGACAGCGTCCTCAGCGGCCGGTTCAGCGAAATCCAGAAGCGCGCCGACGTCGGCTCGGTACTGGAAGAGATCCAGGCCGCCGGCGAGGAACATCAACGCCGTATGATGGCGCGCAACGCGGAAGAGTAA
- the amyA gene encoding alpha-amylase, with the protein MTKKITLLQFFHWYYPDGGKLWQEAAERAPHLAELGITDLWLPPAYKGASGGYSVGYDTYDLFDLGEFDQKGSVATKYGDKAALEHAAHTLREHGVGVLYDVVFNHKLGADEKEQVHVFKVDANNRNDIDDQGFDALAYTRFTFPGRQGAHSEFIWDYKCFSGVDYVEQPDDKGIFKIANDYGDDGWNDQVDDEKGNYDYLMGADVEFRNTAVTEELKYWARWLLETLPCDGFRLDAAKHIPAWFFKEWADHVRASAQRDLFIVAEYWSHDLSALQQYIELVDGKVMLFDVALHLKFHQASKQGDGFDMAQIFTDTLTAADPAHAVTLVANHDTQPLQSLEAPVEPWFKPLAYALILLREQGVPCVFYPDLYGASYRDKGRDGSEYQIDMPAIPELEKLIAARQRFANGPQTDYFDDSHCVAFSRAGTAEAPGCVVVLTNGGESGKTVTLGADLAHTTWRDFLGNRQEEITTDDQGSAHFPVNAGSVSVWVPADSL; encoded by the coding sequence ATGACGAAAAAAATCACCCTGCTGCAATTCTTCCACTGGTACTACCCCGACGGCGGCAAACTGTGGCAGGAGGCCGCCGAGCGCGCCCCGCACCTGGCCGAACTGGGCATCACCGATCTGTGGCTGCCGCCCGCCTACAAGGGCGCTTCCGGCGGCTACTCCGTCGGCTACGATACTTACGATCTGTTCGATCTCGGCGAATTTGACCAGAAAGGCAGCGTGGCGACCAAATACGGCGACAAGGCGGCGCTCGAACACGCCGCCCATACGCTGCGCGAACACGGCGTGGGGGTGCTCTACGACGTGGTGTTCAACCACAAGCTCGGTGCGGACGAGAAAGAACAGGTACACGTGTTCAAGGTGGACGCCAACAACCGCAACGACATCGACGATCAGGGCTTCGACGCGCTGGCCTACACCCGCTTCACCTTTCCCGGCCGTCAGGGCGCGCATTCCGAGTTTATCTGGGATTACAAATGCTTCAGCGGCGTCGACTACGTTGAGCAGCCGGACGACAAGGGGATATTCAAAATCGCCAACGACTATGGCGACGACGGCTGGAACGATCAGGTCGACGATGAAAAAGGCAACTACGACTATCTGATGGGCGCCGACGTGGAGTTCCGCAATACCGCCGTGACGGAGGAACTCAAATATTGGGCGCGCTGGCTGTTGGAAACCTTGCCATGCGACGGCTTCCGCCTGGACGCCGCCAAACACATTCCCGCCTGGTTTTTCAAAGAATGGGCGGATCACGTGCGCGCCAGCGCGCAGCGCGACCTGTTTATCGTCGCCGAATACTGGTCGCACGATCTGAGCGCGCTGCAACAATACATCGAGTTGGTGGACGGCAAGGTGATGCTGTTCGACGTGGCGCTGCACCTGAAGTTTCATCAGGCGTCGAAACAGGGCGACGGCTTCGACATGGCGCAGATCTTCACCGATACCCTGACCGCCGCCGATCCGGCCCACGCGGTGACGCTGGTCGCCAACCACGACACCCAGCCGTTGCAATCGCTGGAAGCGCCGGTGGAACCCTGGTTCAAACCGCTGGCCTACGCGCTGATCCTCTTGCGCGAACAGGGCGTGCCCTGCGTGTTTTACCCCGACCTGTATGGCGCCAGCTACCGCGACAAGGGGCGCGACGGCAGCGAATACCAGATTGACATGCCGGCGATCCCGGAGTTGGAGAAGCTGATCGCCGCCCGCCAGCGTTTTGCCAACGGCCCGCAAACCGACTACTTCGACGACAGCCACTGCGTGGCCTTCAGCCGCGCCGGCACCGCCGAGGCCCCCGGCTGCGTGGTGGTGCTGACCAACGGTGGCGAAAGCGGCAAGACGGTCACGCTGGGCGCCGATTTGGCTCATACCACCTGGCGTGATTTCCTCGGCAACCGTCAGGAGGAAATCACCACCGACGACCAGGGCAGCGCCCACTTCCCGGTCAACGCCGGCAGCGTCAGCGTTTGGGTTCCGGCCGACAGCCTGTGA
- a CDS encoding helix-turn-helix domain-containing GNAT family N-acetyltransferase, whose product MARSLVREFGMLNKQSNGSRFSPLQIHLMIEVSEQPLGVTELAARLCIDKASASRALRSLVAAGVIETVDHPDDKRHNLHRLSKKGGKALAGIESDADGFMQAALAQLDDDELASTTAAMKKMTAALRSARKQRDANLRVRPIAERDDAAMAAIIRDVFREYGMDKMEGISLHDPDLDRLTGLYRDNGGHYWVLERDGQVVGGVGVAPLAGEEPGYCELQKLFFKPGARGLGMARHMVVQALKAARAAGYRYCYLETTEQLKEAIGLYHALGFTLLTERRGNTGHHGCNVCMLKNLKNDDM is encoded by the coding sequence TTGGCGCGCAGTTTGGTCAGAGAATTCGGCATGTTGAACAAGCAGAGCAACGGCTCGCGCTTTTCGCCGCTGCAGATCCATCTGATGATCGAAGTCAGCGAGCAGCCGCTGGGCGTCACCGAACTGGCGGCCCGGCTTTGCATCGACAAGGCCAGCGCCAGCCGGGCGCTGCGCAGCCTGGTCGCCGCCGGCGTGATAGAAACGGTGGATCATCCGGATGACAAGCGGCACAACCTGCATCGGCTGAGTAAAAAGGGCGGCAAGGCGCTGGCCGGCATCGAGAGTGACGCCGACGGTTTTATGCAGGCGGCGCTGGCGCAGTTGGATGACGATGAGCTGGCGAGTACCACTGCGGCGATGAAAAAGATGACCGCGGCGCTGCGCAGCGCGCGCAAACAGCGCGACGCCAATCTACGGGTGCGGCCGATCGCCGAGCGCGACGATGCGGCGATGGCGGCGATCATTCGCGACGTGTTTCGCGAGTACGGCATGGACAAGATGGAAGGCATCAGCCTGCACGATCCGGATCTCGATCGGCTGACCGGTCTGTATCGCGACAACGGCGGCCACTACTGGGTGCTGGAGCGGGACGGGCAGGTGGTGGGGGGCGTCGGCGTGGCGCCGCTGGCGGGCGAAGAGCCCGGCTATTGCGAGCTGCAGAAGCTGTTCTTCAAACCCGGCGCGCGCGGGCTGGGCATGGCGCGCCATATGGTGGTGCAGGCGCTGAAGGCGGCGCGGGCGGCGGGGTATCGCTATTGCTACCTGGAAACCACCGAACAGTTGAAAGAGGCGATCGGGTTGTACCACGCGCTGGGGTTCACACTGTTGACGGAACGGCGCGGCAACACCGGCCATCACGGTTGCAACGTGTGCATGCTGAAAAATCTGAAGAACGACGATATGTGA
- a CDS encoding SLC13 family permease: MLGDPMALSALVTLVVIALWASARLPEYLVALLFFAAVMVLQLAPAAVTFSGFASSAFWLVLSGFVLGTAIRSTGLADRLANRLLPHLAGSWLRLVGGVVAISYALAFVMPSNMGRITLLMPIVMALAERAGLAEGSRGRIGLALAVGFGTFQLSASILPANVPNLVMSGAAESAYGSHFAYLSYLLLHAPVLGIAKGALLTLCICGLFRARPQPVAAEAAQTPLSAAEWRLIALLGATVLLWMTDSWHGIAPAWIGLAAACFCLLPRIGFLNGEQFAAGVNVRTCIYVAGILGLTALVSHSGLGDRLGGALLAMMPDLHGKPFTAFGSLVGIAALLNFVVTANGVPALFTPLAQALSAGSGLPLLTVLMTQVIGYATPLLPYQASPIVVAMGMGKVPAREGLKLCLLLAALSFALLVPLDYLWFRLLGWIP, encoded by the coding sequence ATGTTGGGGGATCCGATGGCGCTGTCCGCGCTGGTCACGCTGGTGGTCATCGCGCTATGGGCCAGCGCCCGCTTACCGGAGTATTTGGTCGCGCTGTTGTTCTTCGCGGCGGTGATGGTGTTGCAGCTGGCGCCCGCCGCGGTGACCTTTTCCGGTTTCGCGTCTTCCGCATTCTGGCTGGTGCTCAGCGGTTTTGTGCTGGGCACCGCCATCCGCAGCACCGGCTTGGCGGATCGCCTGGCCAACCGGCTCTTGCCGCACCTGGCCGGCTCCTGGCTCCGCCTGGTGGGCGGCGTGGTGGCGATAAGCTACGCGCTGGCGTTCGTCATGCCTTCCAACATGGGGCGCATTACGCTGCTGATGCCGATCGTCATGGCGTTGGCCGAGCGCGCCGGTTTGGCGGAGGGCTCGCGCGGCCGCATCGGTTTGGCGCTGGCGGTGGGGTTCGGCACCTTCCAGCTCTCCGCCAGCATCCTGCCGGCCAACGTGCCCAATCTGGTGATGAGCGGCGCGGCGGAAAGCGCCTACGGCAGCCACTTCGCTTATCTCTCTTATCTGCTGTTGCACGCTCCGGTGCTCGGGATCGCCAAAGGCGCGCTGCTGACGCTATGCATCTGCGGCCTGTTCCGTGCGCGGCCGCAACCGGTGGCGGCCGAGGCGGCGCAAACCCCGCTCAGCGCTGCCGAATGGCGGCTGATCGCGTTGTTGGGCGCCACGGTGTTGCTGTGGATGACCGACAGCTGGCACGGCATCGCTCCCGCCTGGATAGGGTTGGCGGCGGCCTGTTTCTGTCTGTTGCCGCGTATTGGGTTTCTCAACGGCGAGCAGTTCGCCGCCGGGGTTAACGTGCGTACCTGCATCTATGTGGCGGGGATCCTGGGCTTGACCGCGCTGGTCAGCCATTCGGGGCTTGGCGATCGGCTGGGCGGTGCGCTGCTGGCGATGATGCCGGATCTGCATGGCAAACCGTTCACCGCATTCGGTTCGTTGGTGGGGATCGCCGCATTGCTGAATTTCGTGGTGACCGCCAACGGCGTGCCGGCGCTGTTTACCCCACTGGCGCAGGCGTTGTCCGCGGGCAGCGGCTTGCCGCTGCTGACGGTGCTGATGACCCAGGTGATCGGTTACGCCACGCCGCTGCTGCCGTATCAGGCTTCGCCGATCGTGGTGGCGATGGGGATGGGCAAAGTGCCGGCGCGTGAAGGGTTGAAGCTGTGCCTGCTGTTGGCCGCGCTCAGCTTTGCGCTGCTGGTGCCGTTGGACTATCTGTGGTTCAGGCTGCTGGGGTGGATCCCGTAA
- the dapF gene encoding diaminopimelate epimerase, translating into MTPLLFHKYHGLGNDYLVCHRSVADRLSQEQIRLLCHPHYGIGSDGLLIDSGDAVNPTLRIINPDGSEAEKSGNGLRIYARYLFDSERVGHQPFLVHTAGGDVRCQVAEDAHQITVEMGRANFSPAALPALIDLPEALNYPLPLMEETLSVSLVSMGNPHCVVPVEKLDLAQVHRLGPQIERHPLFPKRTNVQLVEVVDRQTLRIGIWERGAGFTLASGSSSCAAASVMRKLGRVGDRVSVRMPGGELQIAFSGDFQVSMRGPVHKIATLTLDEDCFAGGAGLFTGSTPAA; encoded by the coding sequence ATGACTCCCCTGCTGTTTCACAAATATCACGGTCTGGGCAACGACTATCTGGTATGCCACCGTTCGGTTGCCGATCGCCTGAGCCAGGAACAGATCCGCCTGCTGTGCCACCCGCATTACGGCATCGGTTCCGACGGCCTGCTGATCGACAGCGGCGACGCCGTCAATCCCACCCTGCGCATCATCAACCCGGATGGCTCCGAAGCGGAGAAAAGCGGCAACGGCCTGCGTATCTACGCGCGGTATCTGTTCGACAGCGAGCGCGTGGGGCATCAGCCGTTTCTGGTGCACACCGCCGGCGGCGACGTACGTTGTCAGGTGGCGGAAGATGCGCATCAGATAACCGTGGAGATGGGGCGCGCCAATTTCAGCCCGGCGGCGCTGCCGGCCTTGATCGATCTGCCGGAGGCGCTGAACTATCCGCTGCCCCTGATGGAGGAGACGTTAAGCGTTTCGCTGGTGTCGATGGGCAACCCGCACTGCGTGGTGCCGGTGGAAAAACTGGATCTGGCGCAGGTGCATCGGCTCGGGCCGCAGATTGAACGCCATCCGCTGTTTCCGAAACGCACCAATGTACAACTGGTGGAAGTAGTCGATCGCCAGACGCTGCGTATCGGCATCTGGGAGCGCGGCGCCGGTTTTACCCTCGCCTCCGGCAGCAGCAGCTGCGCCGCCGCCAGCGTGATGCGCAAGTTGGGACGAGTCGGCGATCGGGTTAGCGTGCGGATGCCGGGCGGCGAACTGCAGATCGCCTTCAGCGGCGATTTTCAGGTCAGCATGCGCGGACCGGTGCATAAAATCGCCACCCTGACGTTGGACGAAGACTGCTTTGCCGGCGGCGCGGGGCTGTTTACGGGATCCACCCCAGCAGCCTGA
- a CDS encoding YdgH/BhsA/McbA-like domain containing protein produces the protein MKNLKMTIAAIALASVSFGSFAAELVNAQPADLQKAGVVTVSGASDLSSLENKLAAKADAAGAKSFQIIATTGDNKLHGTAIIYN, from the coding sequence ATGAAAAACCTGAAAATGACCATCGCTGCTATCGCACTTGCCTCTGTCTCCTTCGGCAGCTTTGCCGCCGAACTGGTCAACGCTCAACCGGCCGATCTGCAAAAAGCCGGCGTCGTCACCGTCAGCGGTGCTTCCGACCTGAGCAGCCTGGAAAACAAACTGGCGGCCAAAGCCGATGCAGCCGGCGCCAAATCCTTCCAGATCATCGCCACCACCGGCGACAACAAACTGCACGGTACCGCGATCATCTACAATTAA
- a CDS encoding DUF1471 domain-containing protein codes for MKNLKLTLAALTLASVSFGSFAADLVRSQPADQQKVGVITVSGASDLTSLESSLATKADQAGAKSFRIIGAGGNNQLHGTAEIYQ; via the coding sequence ATGAAAAACTTAAAATTAACCTTAGCAGCTCTCACTCTGGCCAGTGTTTCCTTCGGCAGCTTCGCGGCCGATTTAGTTCGGAGCCAACCGGCTGACCAACAGAAAGTCGGCGTCATCACCGTCAGCGGCGCATCCGATCTGACCTCGCTGGAAAGCAGCCTGGCTACTAAAGCCGATCAAGCAGGAGCAAAATCCTTCCGCATCATCGGCGCCGGCGGTAACAACCAACTGCATGGCACCGCAGAAATCTATCAATAA
- a CDS encoding TetR/AcrR family transcriptional regulator, whose product MSINETVCGKKSRGRPKQFDRDRALESALDLFWRHGYEATSLADLVEVTGAKAPTLYAEFGNKEGMFRAAVERYLQKYTVCANQMLEQDLPVAEIVEAYVRSSAEVFTDPDTPSGCFMVCASAALSSASDDVAQMLRRKHHAQEAALKACFDRKVQQGELLAKTDTALLAKYVICTIEGMSVQAREGASRSDLLRLLEALMLVWPRLSQIGNKV is encoded by the coding sequence ATGAGCATCAATGAAACGGTCTGCGGCAAAAAAAGCCGCGGCAGACCGAAACAATTTGATCGCGACCGGGCGCTGGAAAGCGCGCTCGATCTGTTCTGGCGGCACGGTTATGAAGCCACCTCGCTGGCCGATTTGGTTGAAGTGACCGGTGCCAAGGCGCCGACGCTGTATGCGGAGTTCGGCAACAAAGAAGGGATGTTCCGCGCAGCGGTGGAGCGTTATCTGCAGAAATATACGGTTTGCGCTAACCAAATGCTGGAGCAGGATCTGCCGGTGGCCGAGATCGTCGAAGCCTACGTGCGTTCTTCCGCCGAAGTGTTTACCGATCCCGACACGCCGTCAGGCTGCTTTATGGTATGCGCCTCCGCTGCGCTGTCGTCCGCGTCTGACGATGTCGCCCAGATGCTGCGCAGGAAACATCATGCGCAGGAAGCGGCGCTGAAGGCCTGCTTCGATCGCAAGGTGCAGCAGGGCGAATTGCTGGCGAAAACCGACACCGCGCTGCTGGCGAAATACGTGATTTGCACTATTGAAGGCATGTCGGTACAGGCGCGCGAAGGGGCAAGCCGGAGCGATCTGCTGCGGTTGCTGGAGGCGTTGATGCTGGTGTGGCCGCGGCTCAGCCAGATTGGCAATAAGGTGTAA
- a CDS encoding MetQ/NlpA family ABC transporter substrate-binding protein — translation MKKHLLMLAFASVATLASFGATAATKLVVGASNVPHAEILEQAKPILAKEGIDLQIKRFQDYILPNTALASHDIDANYFQHVPYLNSVLKDHADDKSYDFVSAGAIHIEPIGIYSKKYKSLKDLPENGKIIMRDAVAEEGRILSIFEREGVIKLKPGVSKVDARITDVVENPKHLKFQANVEGALLPQMYNNDEGDAVVINANYAIDAGLNPTKDPIAVESGENNPYANIITVHKADVNKPEIVALVKVLHSKPIQDFIREKYQGAVIPVNQ, via the coding sequence ATGAAAAAACACCTACTGATGTTGGCTTTCGCCTCCGTCGCCACCCTCGCCTCTTTTGGCGCCACGGCAGCGACCAAGCTGGTGGTCGGCGCCTCCAACGTGCCGCACGCCGAGATCCTCGAACAGGCCAAGCCGATACTGGCGAAGGAAGGCATCGATCTGCAGATCAAGCGCTTTCAGGACTACATCCTGCCGAACACCGCGCTGGCCAGCCACGACATCGACGCCAACTACTTCCAGCACGTGCCTTACCTGAACTCGGTGCTGAAAGACCACGCCGACGACAAAAGCTACGACTTCGTCAGCGCCGGCGCGATCCATATTGAGCCTATCGGCATCTACTCTAAGAAGTACAAAAGCCTGAAAGACCTGCCGGAAAACGGCAAAATCATCATGCGCGACGCGGTGGCGGAAGAAGGCCGCATTCTGTCTATTTTTGAACGGGAAGGCGTGATCAAGCTGAAGCCGGGGGTGAGCAAGGTGGACGCGCGCATCACCGACGTGGTGGAAAACCCGAAACACCTGAAGTTCCAGGCCAACGTTGAGGGCGCGCTGCTGCCGCAGATGTACAACAACGACGAAGGCGACGCGGTGGTGATCAACGCCAACTACGCCATCGACGCCGGGCTGAATCCGACCAAAGATCCGATCGCGGTCGAAAGCGGCGAAAATAACCCGTACGCCAACATCATCACCGTGCACAAGGCCGATGTGAACAAGCCGGAGATCGTGGCGCTGGTCAAGGTGCTGCACTCCAAACCGATTCAGGACTTTATCCGCGAGAAATACCAGGGCGCGGTGATCCCGGTCAATCAGTAA
- a CDS encoding methionine ABC transporter permease has protein sequence MIESLFPHLRLDQLWDATWETLYMTGIAGLATLVLGIALGVLLFLTSKGQLLQNRTVYSLISVLVNVFRSIPFIILIVLLIPFTKSLIGTILGADAALPALIVGAAPFYARLVEIALREVDKGVIEAARSMGAKNRTLIFRVLLPESSPALVSGITVTLIALVSYTAMAGVIGAGGLGNLAYLEGFQRNHSDVTLVATLTILLIVFVIQFIGDTLTRTLDKR, from the coding sequence ATGATTGAATCCCTATTCCCCCACCTGCGTCTGGACCAACTGTGGGACGCCACCTGGGAAACGCTGTACATGACCGGCATCGCCGGTTTGGCCACGCTGGTGCTGGGCATCGCGCTCGGCGTGCTGCTGTTTTTAACCTCGAAGGGCCAGCTGTTGCAAAACCGGACGGTCTACTCGCTGATCTCCGTACTGGTCAACGTCTTCCGCTCCATTCCGTTCATCATCCTGATCGTGCTGCTGATCCCGTTCACCAAGTCGCTGATCGGCACCATTCTCGGCGCGGACGCGGCCCTGCCGGCGCTGATCGTCGGCGCGGCGCCGTTCTACGCCCGGTTGGTGGAGATCGCGCTGCGCGAGGTCGACAAAGGGGTAATCGAAGCGGCGCGCTCGATGGGCGCCAAAAACCGCACCCTGATTTTCCGCGTATTGCTGCCGGAGAGCTCGCCGGCGCTGGTTTCCGGCATCACCGTCACCCTGATCGCGCTGGTGAGCTACACCGCGATGGCCGGAGTGATCGGCGCCGGTGGCCTGGGCAACCTGGCCTATCTGGAAGGATTCCAACGCAACCACAGTGACGTGACGCTGGTGGCGACGCTGACGATTCTGCTGATCGTTTTCGTCATTCAGTTCATCGGCGACACCCTAACAAGAACGCTCGATAAACGTTAA
- a CDS encoding methionine ABC transporter ATP-binding protein, translated as MIVLSNVCKTFDSTQGRVVAVDNVSLAVEAGQIYGIIGYSGAGKSTLIRLLNGLETPTSGRIDVGGFDIARAKGSHLRQARLKISMVFQHFNLLWSRTVSQNIAFSMQIAGVPKAQIAPRVAELIALVGLQGREDAYPSQLSGGQKQRVGIARALANNPSVLLCDEATSALDPQTTDAILDLLLDINRQLKLTIVLITHEMHVVRKICHRVAVMENGRIVEEGPVIDVFTRPQQPITRQFVKQVSQYADTEESFNPLLTAHLPGAIFKLTFVGVQTHQAVISEVIRRYALTINILHGKISHTLNGSFGELYIHAEGNEQQVADMLSLLHERDIAVEVIQHD; from the coding sequence ATGATCGTTCTTTCGAACGTTTGCAAAACTTTTGACAGCACACAGGGCCGCGTCGTGGCGGTAGACAACGTCAGTCTGGCGGTAGAGGCCGGGCAAATTTACGGCATCATCGGCTACAGCGGCGCCGGCAAAAGCACGCTCATCCGCCTGCTTAACGGCCTGGAAACGCCCACCAGCGGCCGCATTGACGTAGGCGGCTTCGATATCGCCCGCGCCAAAGGCAGCCACCTGCGCCAGGCGCGCCTGAAAATCAGCATGGTGTTTCAGCACTTCAACCTGCTGTGGTCGCGCACCGTCAGCCAAAACATCGCTTTTTCCATGCAGATCGCCGGCGTGCCCAAGGCGCAGATTGCGCCGCGCGTGGCGGAACTGATCGCGCTGGTCGGCCTGCAGGGGCGCGAAGATGCCTACCCGTCGCAGCTCAGCGGCGGCCAGAAACAGCGCGTCGGCATCGCCCGCGCGCTGGCCAATAACCCGAGCGTGCTGCTGTGCGACGAGGCCACCTCGGCGCTCGACCCGCAGACCACCGACGCCATTCTCGACCTGCTGCTGGACATCAACCGCCAGCTGAAATTGACCATCGTGCTGATCACCCACGAGATGCACGTGGTGCGCAAAATCTGCCACCGCGTGGCGGTGATGGAAAACGGCCGCATCGTCGAAGAAGGCCCGGTGATCGACGTGTTCACCCGGCCCCAGCAGCCGATCACCCGGCAGTTCGTCAAACAGGTGTCGCAGTATGCGGATACCGAAGAGAGCTTCAACCCGCTGCTCACCGCTCATCTGCCGGGGGCGATTTTCAAGCTGACCTTCGTCGGTGTGCAAACCCATCAGGCGGTAATCTCCGAAGTGATCCGGCGCTATGCCCTGACCATCAACATTCTGCACGGCAAGATCAGCCACACCCTCAACGGTTCGTTCGGCGAACTGTACATCCACGCCGAAGGCAACGAACAACAAGTCGCCGACATGCTCAGCCTGCTGCACGAAAGAGACATCGCCGTCGAGGTTATCCAACATGATTGA
- a CDS encoding acetyltransferase: MITIRARAAEDNAQLADIWLRSVRATHHFLTEDNIAQLFPLVLNDYLPAVNVWVAEERPGHPCGFIGLNGNKVEMLFIDADQRGKGVGKALLTHAETLHDELQLDVNEQNPQASGFYRHYGFVITGRSPLDGQGNPFPLLHMKLDKR, encoded by the coding sequence ATGATTACCATCAGAGCACGCGCGGCGGAAGACAACGCGCAATTGGCAGATATCTGGCTGCGTTCGGTGCGCGCCACTCACCATTTTTTAACCGAAGACAACATCGCGCAGCTGTTCCCGCTGGTGCTGAACGACTACCTGCCGGCGGTTAACGTCTGGGTGGCCGAAGAGCGGCCAGGGCATCCCTGCGGCTTTATCGGCCTGAACGGCAACAAGGTGGAGATGCTGTTCATCGACGCCGATCAGCGCGGTAAAGGGGTGGGCAAAGCGCTGCTGACCCACGCGGAAACGCTGCACGATGAACTGCAGCTGGACGTGAACGAGCAAAACCCACAGGCCAGCGGCTTCTACCGCCACTACGGTTTTGTCATCACCGGCCGCTCGCCGCTTGACGGCCAGGGCAACCCGTTCCCGCTGCTGCACATGAAGCTGGACAAGCGCTAG
- a CDS encoding oxygenase MpaB family protein: MEAVRAAIEKQVLSLTGLALGGVDFENPPGDPGLFGPQSVIWQVHRDFTPMLCGGVSALLLQMLHPLALAGVWDHSNFREDMIGRLRRTSQFVSVTTFGPTAEAERLIAKVKAIHLRVTGVGSDGTPYAASDPALLTWVHVAESSRFLASHLRYRNPHLSRDLQDQYYREAARVAAALGATAIPQSCAEVEEYLQAMRPQLVCDERTREVARILLNAPAPSALARPLGGVVMQAGIDLLPDWAQRQFGFHPGALRRRLVRTGAAGLGKVLGASMRNGSYQRAVRRITQPS; the protein is encoded by the coding sequence ATGGAAGCGGTACGCGCAGCGATAGAAAAACAGGTGCTCAGCCTGACCGGGCTGGCGCTCGGCGGCGTCGATTTCGAAAATCCGCCGGGCGATCCGGGGTTGTTCGGCCCGCAGTCGGTCATTTGGCAGGTTCACCGCGATTTCACCCCGATGCTGTGCGGCGGCGTCAGTGCCTTGCTGCTGCAGATGCTGCACCCGCTGGCGCTGGCCGGAGTGTGGGATCACTCCAACTTCCGCGAAGATATGATTGGCCGCCTGCGCCGCACCAGCCAGTTCGTGTCGGTCACCACCTTCGGCCCGACCGCCGAGGCGGAGCGGCTGATCGCCAAAGTCAAAGCCATCCATCTGCGGGTGACCGGCGTCGGCAGCGACGGCACGCCTTATGCCGCCAGCGATCCGGCGCTGCTCACCTGGGTACATGTGGCGGAGAGCAGCCGTTTTCTGGCCAGCCACCTGCGCTACCGCAACCCGCATCTTTCCCGCGATTTGCAGGATCAATACTACCGGGAAGCGGCGCGCGTGGCCGCCGCGCTGGGGGCGACCGCAATTCCTCAGTCCTGCGCGGAGGTCGAAGAGTACCTGCAGGCAATGCGGCCGCAGCTGGTCTGCGATGAACGCACTCGAGAGGTAGCGCGCATTCTGCTGAATGCGCCGGCGCCGAGCGCATTGGCGCGCCCGCTCGGCGGGGTGGTGATGCAGGCGGGCATCGATCTGTTGCCAGACTGGGCGCAACGGCAGTTCGGTTTTCATCCGGGCGCGCTGCGGCGGCGGCTGGTGCGAACGGGTGCCGCAGGCCTCGGCAAAGTGCTGGGCGCGTCGATGCGCAACGGTTCCTATCAGCGCGCGGTACGGCGCATCACTCAGCCGTCGTGA